A region from the Tolypothrix sp. PCC 7712 genome encodes:
- a CDS encoding pentapeptide repeat-containing protein: MTALELLQRYAAGERRFIEVDLSGINLSGANLSEIDLCRCNLRNINLSGANLLGGSLMGSDLSGANLSKANLESVAMQGTNLENATLLGARTIETEFAGAFFRNTTTEEGDIVQGSEYFD, from the coding sequence ATGACTGCTCTTGAACTGTTGCAACGCTATGCTGCTGGTGAAAGACGCTTCATTGAAGTTGATCTCAGTGGTATTAATTTGAGCGGAGCTAATTTGTCAGAAATTGATTTGTGCAGATGTAATCTCCGAAATATTAATCTTTCTGGAGCAAATTTACTTGGTGGGAGCCTCATGGGTTCCGATTTGAGTGGAGCAAATCTGAGCAAAGCTAATTTAGAAAGTGTTGCTATGCAAGGAACGAATTTAGAAAACGCTACTCTGCTCGGTGCTAGAACTATCGAAACTGAGTTTGCTGGAGCTTTCTTCCGCAATACCACCACTGAAGAAGGAGATATTGTTCAAGGATCTGAGTACTTCGACTAA
- a CDS encoding helicase-related protein: MLLEDLTKGSSVKGILPNQVVTVVDVKWFGSDVVELTYKDAGGRPGNELLYRDRELTLEIVTQDRPWSFNADGSLLRLVSEAHRIRLAHLFDPLLAVHTSLVEPLPHQITAVYGEMLTRQPLRFLLADDPGAGKTIMAGLLMAELSIRGDLHRCLVVCPGSLAAQWQDELYQRFHLPFEILTNDRIEAARTGNALAEMPLVIARLDKLSRSDDLQAKLSQTDWDLVICDEAHKMSASFFGGDIKETKRYKLGKLLSSVTRNFLLMTATPHNGKEEDYQLFMALLDGDRFEGRFRDGVHVCDTSDLMRRLVKEDLLKFDGTPLFPERCAYTVDYELSDQEAVLYKQVTEYVREEFNRADALDNQGRKGTVGFALTILQRRLASSPEAIYQSLRRRRERLQKRQREEEISKRGNDAQIELSTVLIEDVDEFEEDIPSDEREATEEEVVDQASAARTIAELKVEIAQLQQLEQLALRVRRSGTDKKWEELSQILQNEAELFDARGYRRKLVIFTEHRDTLNYLEQQIGTLLGNPEAVVTIHGGMGREERRKSQEAFTQDPDVQILIATDAAGEGINLQRAHLMVNYDLPWNPNRLEQRFGRIHRIGQTEVCHLWNLVAKETREGDVYLALLKKLEIEQDALGGKVFDVLGKAIDGVQLRELLIEAIRYGDSPETKARLSQVVADYLDRQRLQQLLEEKALARDTMDISRVRQIREEMERAEARKLQPHFVASFFLEAFQKLGGTVRERETHRYEITYVPAVIRNRGRVVGTRDAILTRYERICFDKQLISVLGKPLAALVCPGHPLLDATIDLILERHRDVLKQGSILVDENDPSEQVRALVYLEHSIQDARTDAAGNRRIVSRRMQYVEIMPSSPAGRGDGDEGLIVKNAGYAPYLNYQALKEADQALIEPILEQSWLLNDIEAQAAAYAIAHIVPQHLQEVKQHKEELIDKTMAAVKDRLIKEINYWDHRAADLQLQEMAGKVNAKINSAKARTRADELQARLQKRMDELQQERRISPLPPVVVGGALVVSMGLLQRLQGKRQATANTFAQEKQRVEMLAMQAVIAAEQQLGYEPKDVSGDKCGYDIESRIPGTGRLRFIEVKGRIEGADTVTVTKNEIITALNKPDDFILALVQVPKSQEFTEGDVWKVKESQGTYKVRDNGCVIRYVQRPFQKEPDFAVTSVNYNWQELWQRGS, translated from the coding sequence ATGCTGCTAGAGGATTTGACGAAGGGAAGCTCAGTTAAAGGCATATTGCCCAACCAGGTGGTTACAGTTGTTGACGTAAAATGGTTTGGCTCTGATGTCGTTGAATTAACATACAAGGACGCTGGCGGTCGTCCAGGGAACGAGCTGCTATATCGAGATCGCGAACTTACACTGGAAATCGTCACTCAAGACCGCCCCTGGAGTTTCAACGCTGATGGCTCTTTATTGCGTCTTGTCTCGGAAGCGCACCGCATCCGCTTGGCTCATCTTTTTGACCCCCTGCTAGCTGTACATACTTCCTTAGTCGAACCCCTACCCCACCAAATTACGGCAGTTTACGGGGAAATGCTCACCCGTCAACCCTTACGGTTCCTGCTAGCCGATGACCCTGGTGCTGGTAAAACCATCATGGCGGGATTGCTAATGGCAGAACTTTCTATTCGCGGCGACCTGCATCGCTGCCTTGTTGTTTGCCCTGGCAGTCTAGCAGCCCAATGGCAGGATGAATTATACCAGCGTTTTCATCTACCATTTGAAATTCTCACTAACGATCGCATAGAAGCAGCCCGCACTGGGAACGCCCTAGCAGAGATGCCCTTGGTAATTGCCCGCCTAGATAAACTCAGCCGTAGCGATGACCTGCAAGCCAAGTTATCCCAAACCGACTGGGATTTGGTCATCTGCGACGAAGCCCACAAAATGTCCGCTTCCTTTTTTGGCGGCGATATTAAAGAAACTAAACGCTACAAACTAGGGAAATTACTGTCCAGTGTCACCCGCAATTTCTTGCTAATGACCGCCACGCCCCACAACGGCAAGGAAGAGGACTATCAGCTATTTATGGCCCTGCTAGACGGAGATCGCTTTGAAGGCAGATTTCGGGATGGCGTTCACGTCTGCGATACCTCCGACCTGATGCGGCGGTTAGTCAAAGAAGATTTGCTGAAATTTGACGGTACGCCTCTATTCCCAGAACGCTGTGCTTATACAGTTGATTACGAACTTTCTGACCAGGAAGCAGTGCTGTACAAGCAGGTAACAGAATATGTCCGCGAAGAGTTTAACCGTGCTGACGCTTTAGATAATCAAGGACGCAAGGGAACAGTGGGCTTTGCCTTGACTATTTTGCAACGCCGCTTGGCATCCTCCCCAGAAGCTATCTATCAGTCACTGCGGCGGCGGCGGGAAAGATTGCAGAAACGCCAGCGAGAAGAAGAAATATCAAAGCGCGGAAACGATGCCCAGATTGAATTGTCCACAGTCCTGATTGAAGATGTGGACGAATTTGAAGAAGATATTCCCAGTGATGAACGAGAGGCGACGGAAGAAGAAGTTGTTGACCAAGCATCAGCAGCGCGGACAATTGCCGAACTAAAAGTTGAGATTGCCCAGTTACAACAATTAGAGCAGTTAGCCTTGCGAGTTCGTCGGAGTGGCACAGATAAAAAATGGGAGGAACTTTCCCAAATTCTGCAAAATGAAGCTGAACTGTTTGATGCTAGGGGTTATCGCCGCAAACTCGTGATTTTTACCGAACATCGTGATACTTTAAATTACTTAGAGCAGCAAATTGGTACTCTCTTGGGCAATCCCGAAGCTGTGGTCACAATTCACGGTGGTATGGGGCGGGAAGAAAGGCGAAAATCCCAAGAAGCATTTACCCAAGACCCAGATGTACAAATACTGATTGCTACCGATGCAGCCGGGGAAGGAATTAACCTACAAAGGGCGCACCTGATGGTTAATTATGACCTACCTTGGAACCCCAACCGCTTAGAACAGCGTTTCGGGCGCATTCACCGCATTGGGCAGACCGAAGTTTGTCATTTGTGGAATCTGGTAGCCAAAGAAACCCGTGAAGGCGATGTCTACCTAGCACTACTGAAAAAACTAGAAATTGAGCAGGATGCGTTGGGCGGTAAAGTATTTGATGTTCTGGGTAAAGCCATTGATGGTGTGCAGCTGCGAGAACTGCTGATTGAAGCAATTCGCTATGGCGACTCTCCCGAAACCAAAGCACGATTGAGCCAAGTTGTAGCCGACTACTTAGACCGCCAACGCCTGCAACAGTTACTAGAAGAAAAAGCCTTGGCACGAGATACGATGGATATCTCTAGAGTACGGCAAATTCGGGAAGAGATGGAACGAGCCGAAGCCAGGAAATTACAGCCGCACTTCGTCGCCTCATTTTTCTTAGAAGCTTTTCAAAAGTTAGGCGGAACTGTCAGAGAACGAGAAACCCACCGCTACGAAATAACCTATGTTCCCGCCGTGATTCGCAACCGGGGACGGGTTGTAGGTACGCGGGATGCAATTTTGACCCGCTATGAGCGGATTTGTTTTGACAAGCAACTAATTAGCGTTCTGGGGAAGCCATTAGCAGCTTTAGTTTGTCCTGGTCATCCTCTACTTGATGCCACCATTGACTTGATACTAGAACGCCACAGAGATGTCCTCAAACAAGGCAGTATTCTCGTGGACGAAAACGACCCCAGCGAACAAGTCCGCGCCTTAGTGTACTTAGAACATTCTATTCAAGATGCGCGTACTGATGCTGCTGGTAATCGTCGGATAGTATCGCGGCGAATGCAGTATGTGGAAATTATGCCCTCATCCCCAGCCGGGAGAGGTGACGGGGATGAAGGTTTAATCGTCAAAAATGCCGGGTACGCGCCTTATTTAAACTATCAGGCTCTCAAAGAAGCAGACCAAGCACTGATAGAACCAATTTTAGAACAATCGTGGTTACTCAATGATATTGAAGCACAAGCCGCAGCTTACGCGATCGCTCACATCGTCCCCCAACACCTCCAGGAAGTCAAGCAGCATAAAGAAGAATTGATAGACAAGACAATGGCGGCGGTGAAAGACCGACTGATTAAGGAAATCAATTATTGGGATCATCGCGCCGCAGATTTGCAACTGCAAGAAATGGCTGGTAAGGTGAACGCCAAAATTAACTCAGCCAAAGCCAGAACTAGAGCCGATGAACTGCAAGCGCGTTTGCAAAAGCGGATGGATGAGTTGCAGCAGGAACGCCGTATTTCCCCCCTACCCCCTGTAGTGGTTGGTGGTGCATTGGTGGTGTCAATGGGTTTACTGCAACGGCTGCAAGGGAAGCGTCAAGCCACAGCTAATACTTTCGCCCAAGAAAAGCAACGGGTGGAAATGCTGGCGATGCAAGCGGTAATTGCTGCTGAACAGCAGTTGGGTTATGAACCAAAAGACGTGAGTGGTGACAAATGCGGCTATGATATAGAATCTCGCATTCCAGGTACGGGACGGCTGCGGTTTATTGAAGTCAAGGGGCGGATAGAGGGAGCCGATACTGTGACTGTTACCAAAAATGAAATTATTACTGCCCTGAATAAACCTGATGATTTTATTCTGGCACTGGTGCAAGTGCCTAAGTCCCAGGAATTTACCGAAGGTGATGTGTGGAAAGTGAAAGAATCACAGGGAACTTACAAAGTGCGGGATAATGGCTGTGTTATTCGCTACGTACAGCGTCCCTTTCAAAAAGAACCGGATTTTGCCGTCACGAGCGTAAACTACAATTGGCAGGAATTATGGCAACGGGGAAGTTAA
- a CDS encoding HEAT repeat domain-containing protein translates to MSRNSYSRPVNQLLDYQPGTEKLSPSEWPDYQALGITADDIPELIRMACDEDLYNMQDDDFGFFGEYSLLEYAPLHAIRVLGQLRAESAIEPLISLFPKMDDAFDNEVLFCLIEELTDVLSLIGLPAIPALAAYLADDSHDETWRVQAMVTIKRIACVYPEKKANCVAAVSQQLEYFEENSPELNGHIISVLIDLKAIDSLPLIKKAFEAGCVDDEVVGDWDDVQETFGFSSIKNQPPKSITPTAEHKPAQETVTNDKSVKDHERLKKAQQKREARKKRNSNFSGS, encoded by the coding sequence ATGTCCAGAAATAGTTATTCACGTCCCGTTAATCAATTACTTGACTATCAGCCAGGAACTGAAAAATTATCCCCATCTGAATGGCCTGACTATCAGGCACTAGGCATCACGGCTGATGATATTCCTGAGTTGATCCGTATGGCATGTGATGAGGATTTGTACAATATGCAGGATGATGACTTTGGTTTTTTTGGTGAATACAGTTTATTAGAATATGCGCCTCTTCATGCAATCCGAGTATTAGGACAACTCCGTGCAGAATCAGCAATTGAGCCATTGATTAGCTTATTCCCCAAAATGGATGATGCTTTTGATAATGAAGTCTTGTTCTGCTTGATTGAGGAATTGACGGATGTTTTAAGCCTGATTGGTTTACCAGCAATTCCAGCACTGGCTGCTTATCTTGCTGATGACTCTCATGACGAAACTTGGCGAGTTCAAGCTATGGTTACTATCAAAAGAATTGCCTGTGTATATCCAGAGAAGAAGGCGAATTGTGTTGCTGCTGTGTCTCAACAACTAGAGTATTTTGAAGAAAATAGTCCAGAGTTAAATGGTCATATCATTTCTGTGCTAATTGACCTCAAAGCAATAGATTCTTTACCTCTGATTAAGAAAGCCTTTGAAGCTGGGTGCGTTGATGATGAGGTGGTCGGAGATTGGGATGATGTACAAGAAACATTTGGCTTCTCAAGTATTAAAAATCAGCCACCTAAATCCATAACTCCAACTGCCGAACACAAACCAGCACAAGAGACTGTTACTAACGACAAGAGCGTTAAGGATCATGAGAGGCTGAAGAAAGCCCAGCAGAAGAGAGAAGCTCGCAAAAAGCGAAATTCAAATTTTTCTGGCTCCTAA
- a CDS encoding ParB/RepB/Spo0J family partition protein, protein MRRKQTDKPFGGQITTPPPAPWLSSPDGEKLAATETTIKLEDIVLPQHQPRRYFDPQALKELVESVKQHGILQPLLVRPGAEGKYELVAGERRYRAAQEIKVEVVPVVVRELSDDQAFQLALIENLQREDLNPVEETEGILHLLAIRLHCDVEAVKSLLYRMKNAHSKEEKQPPESLDESRRNVSPKKEETESEDNFSDNLNEETESRRNVSPKVDLEQSKTVEQVFESLGLMNWLSFTTKRLPLLNLPEEILMALREGKLEYTKAQALARVKDEELRKVFLSQAITNDWSLSQIKEQIIASTAAEPPTSKTPNQIPERLKDITQRIKKRQLWNIPRKEKQLVNLLNKLEALLGDE, encoded by the coding sequence ATCCGACGTAAGCAAACTGATAAACCCTTTGGGGGTCAAATTACAACTCCACCCCCTGCGCCTTGGTTATCCTCACCAGATGGAGAAAAGCTAGCCGCTACTGAAACTACTATCAAACTTGAAGATATAGTTCTGCCTCAGCACCAACCCAGGCGATACTTTGACCCACAAGCATTAAAAGAATTAGTTGAGTCAGTCAAACAGCATGGCATTCTCCAACCTCTGTTAGTTCGTCCAGGGGCGGAGGGAAAATACGAATTAGTAGCAGGAGAACGACGCTATAGGGCAGCACAAGAAATAAAAGTTGAAGTTGTGCCTGTGGTTGTGCGTGAGCTATCAGATGACCAAGCATTTCAGTTGGCTTTGATTGAAAACCTACAACGAGAAGACCTTAACCCTGTTGAAGAAACTGAAGGTATCTTGCATCTGTTGGCAATCCGCCTGCATTGCGATGTAGAAGCTGTCAAATCCTTACTGTATCGCATGAAGAACGCTCACAGCAAAGAAGAAAAGCAGCCACCAGAGTCATTAGATGAATCTAGGAGAAACGTTTCTCCTAAAAAAGAAGAAACGGAATCTGAGGATAACTTTTCTGATAATTTAAATGAGGAGACAGAATCTAGGAGAAACGTTTCTCCTAAAGTGGATTTGGAGCAATCAAAGACGGTAGAACAGGTATTTGAGAGCCTGGGGCTAATGAATTGGCTATCGTTCACTACCAAGCGTTTACCGTTGCTCAATCTGCCCGAAGAAATTTTAATGGCACTGCGAGAAGGAAAACTGGAATACACCAAAGCCCAAGCCTTGGCACGGGTAAAAGATGAGGAACTGCGAAAAGTTTTCTTGTCACAAGCGATAACTAACGATTGGTCTTTAAGCCAAATTAAAGAACAAATCATCGCCAGCACTGCTGCTGAACCACCAACGTCTAAAACACCTAATCAAATACCAGAACGGCTCAAAGATATCACGCAGCGCATTAAAAAGCGTCAGCTTTGGAATATTCCTCGCAAGGAAAAACAGCTAGTAAACCTTCTAAACAAACTAGAAGCATTACTAGGGGATGAGTAA
- a CDS encoding ParA family protein — protein sequence MSSSNQQCRIIALFNQAGGVAKSTLTQNLGYHLAKREHRVLLIDIDPQASLTKFMGLVPSQLQKTVADAIINEQPLPIHEDIHGMDLAPANRVLSGAEMQLVSAAMRDFRLKEAIEPVLDEYDFILIDCPPSLGLLSYISLVAATHVLVPVETHLKAFEGTDELLQTITHVKNKANRKIQIAGFVPTRYAHQNSADKRALAAITEQLSAWGRIFPAIPRATAFVDATEERAPLAVFDPKHSVVTILEEIANSLEAL from the coding sequence GTGTCAAGTTCTAACCAGCAGTGCCGCATTATAGCCCTGTTTAATCAGGCGGGTGGTGTCGCCAAATCGACACTGACCCAAAACCTGGGATACCACCTAGCGAAACGAGAACACCGCGTTCTCCTTATCGACATAGACCCCCAAGCGTCATTGACCAAATTCATGGGGTTAGTGCCATCTCAGTTACAAAAAACTGTTGCTGATGCCATTATCAACGAGCAGCCCTTACCGATTCATGAGGACATTCACGGTATGGATTTAGCTCCTGCTAATCGAGTCTTGAGTGGAGCAGAAATGCAGTTAGTAAGTGCTGCCATGCGTGACTTCCGCCTCAAGGAAGCCATTGAACCTGTTCTAGATGAATACGATTTCATCCTGATAGACTGTCCCCCCAGTTTAGGATTGCTTTCTTATATATCCTTAGTCGCAGCCACACACGTACTCGTCCCTGTAGAAACCCATCTCAAAGCCTTTGAGGGAACAGACGAACTTTTACAAACTATTACCCACGTTAAAAATAAAGCTAATCGCAAAATCCAAATAGCAGGGTTTGTGCCTACGCGGTATGCTCACCAAAACTCAGCCGATAAACGAGCTTTGGCAGCTATCACTGAACAACTATCTGCTTGGGGTCGTATCTTCCCAGCAATCCCCAGAGCCACCGCTTTTGTTGATGCGACAGAAGAACGTGCGCCCCTAGCAGTATTTGACCCGAAACATTCTGTAGTAACTATCCTTGAAGAAATAGCTAATTCTTTGGAGGCTTTGTGA
- a CDS encoding plasmid mobilization protein — protein MPHRKQSKRLVRNHLFSMRLSDIELDLLRIKSIDAGMSASELMRRNGLLRPLPKRLSKISLQTYWELGQIGNNLNQLVKATNTAIKMGRTPPANPELLQELLSVLHQCRRDIAQVDTESDDWSEEEEEDDDWEADEG, from the coding sequence ATGCCTCATCGCAAACAGTCAAAAAGACTCGTAAGAAACCACCTCTTCTCAATGCGGTTGAGCGATATTGAACTGGACTTGCTGCGGATAAAATCAATTGACGCGGGAATGTCAGCCAGTGAATTAATGAGGCGTAATGGATTGTTGCGTCCACTGCCCAAACGACTGAGCAAAATTAGTTTACAAACATATTGGGAATTAGGACAAATCGGCAACAATTTAAATCAGCTTGTCAAAGCCACAAACACAGCCATAAAAATGGGGCGTACTCCACCAGCCAACCCAGAATTGTTGCAAGAACTTTTGTCAGTGTTGCATCAGTGCAGACGAGACATTGCACAAGTTGACACCGAATCGGACGACTGGTCAGAAGAAGAGGAGGAAGACGATGATTGGGAAGCAGACGAAGGGTAG
- a CDS encoding relaxase/mobilization nuclease domain-containing protein, which produces MIGKQTKGRGFRKLLDYLESSENAKLIGGNMSGRNSRELAKEFRLSRQLNPDAERVVYHVSLSAAKDDVISEDKWCEIGNRYMKEMGFDANQFVIFRHQNTDDDHVHIAASRIRMDTSLLVDDSWDYVRSEKVLRQIEIDYELVQVQGSRERLNRTQSTGQFRRIKREQEEYEAGKRDTPPDKSIKQLVQQTIDNASVDHPQMPELIMRLQQSGISVRTGFTRNGKSKGISYEKDGIAFSGTQLGAAYTFPGLQKHLLIDYQPKRDDARIEQLLNNPVGRTVLNQQPINAIADFIKQSAAESTLAEVLPQVIEQLYGHQQQLEEGRTTLGDLRALITPKEQRLSSQKAVDAIADFIEQLAAESTLVETLPQLIEQLSASQQQLEQGRTTLDDLRPAIAPKEQQLSSQTTVDAIAQNKAQPLTTDKPKLKENSSAELYKYYSTELQNLLVTDRDKEIANRALLDNRQVEEVEEIILASPARWTTEEAKALVLIANNQLVSNRKQKQSSPQFTPPSEDEKLWPALKNYLTQQRGISSTLVETLHLKGLGYIDQQRKVVFIKRSLNGEKSGTLVWDTPKQDDRCSQNSENTQSRQSWFHINLGRETDDKIERVFLCDSPIDALTLAHMDMNAHKGLPPVKTMYLVVDDPDNLPLEFLKNISRIGLAFSKDDQGKETAKTVLKLLPQSKQLPPNNHSWNEDLLEILHIEQQKRRQQQRGFSR; this is translated from the coding sequence ATGATTGGGAAGCAGACGAAGGGTAGAGGTTTTCGCAAGTTACTGGATTATTTGGAATCGAGCGAAAATGCCAAACTAATTGGCGGTAACATGAGCGGTAGAAATTCCAGAGAACTAGCCAAAGAATTTCGACTGTCTCGACAACTAAATCCAGATGCAGAACGTGTTGTCTATCATGTTTCTCTGTCAGCCGCCAAGGATGATGTAATTTCTGAAGATAAATGGTGTGAAATCGGCAATCGCTACATGAAAGAAATGGGCTTTGATGCCAATCAGTTTGTCATCTTCCGCCACCAAAATACCGATGATGATCATGTCCACATTGCCGCCAGCCGTATCAGGATGGATACGAGTTTATTAGTTGATGATTCCTGGGATTATGTACGCTCTGAAAAAGTCTTACGCCAGATTGAAATTGATTATGAATTAGTTCAAGTCCAAGGCAGCAGAGAAAGACTAAATCGCACACAAAGCACAGGACAATTTCGGCGCATTAAACGAGAACAAGAAGAATATGAGGCAGGTAAACGCGATACCCCACCAGACAAGAGTATTAAACAGCTAGTTCAGCAGACAATTGACAACGCATCTGTTGATCATCCCCAAATGCCCGAACTTATCATGCGGTTGCAGCAATCTGGTATCAGTGTCAGAACAGGATTTACCAGGAATGGCAAGTCTAAAGGTATCTCCTACGAGAAAGATGGAATTGCTTTTAGTGGTACACAATTGGGTGCAGCTTACACCTTCCCAGGTTTGCAAAAACATCTCCTCATTGACTACCAACCAAAACGTGATGATGCCCGGATTGAGCAGCTATTAAACAATCCTGTTGGGCGAACAGTCCTAAACCAACAACCCATAAATGCGATCGCTGATTTTATAAAACAGTCAGCAGCCGAGTCAACCTTGGCTGAAGTGTTACCACAAGTTATAGAACAACTGTACGGGCATCAGCAACAGTTAGAAGAAGGAAGAACCACATTAGGTGACCTGCGAGCGTTGATTACTCCTAAGGAACAACGACTTTCATCACAAAAAGCTGTGGATGCAATCGCTGATTTTATTGAACAGTTAGCAGCCGAGTCAACCTTGGTGGAAACTTTACCACAATTAATAGAACAACTGTCTGCGTCTCAGCAGCAGTTAGAACAAGGAAGAACCACATTAGATGACCTGCGACCGGCAATTGCTCCAAAGGAGCAACAGCTTTCATCTCAAACAACAGTGGATGCAATTGCTCAAAATAAAGCTCAACCTTTAACCACCGATAAACCAAAGCTAAAAGAGAATTCCTCAGCTGAGTTATACAAGTATTACAGTACCGAATTGCAAAACTTATTAGTAACTGACCGAGACAAAGAAATTGCTAATAGAGCGTTATTAGATAATCGGCAAGTAGAAGAAGTTGAAGAAATTATATTAGCTAGTCCCGCCCGATGGACTACTGAGGAAGCTAAAGCATTAGTTCTAATCGCTAACAATCAACTGGTATCCAATAGAAAGCAAAAACAGAGTTCACCCCAGTTCACGCCACCATCAGAAGATGAGAAGCTATGGCCTGCATTAAAAAATTACCTGACTCAGCAACGTGGCATCTCATCAACTTTAGTCGAAACATTACATCTTAAAGGGTTGGGTTACATAGACCAGCAGCGAAAAGTTGTATTTATCAAGCGTTCTCTCAACGGTGAAAAATCAGGCACACTGGTTTGGGACACCCCAAAGCAAGACGATCGCTGTTCCCAGAACAGCGAAAACACCCAATCAAGACAGAGTTGGTTTCACATTAATTTGGGTAGAGAAACAGACGATAAAATCGAGAGAGTATTTTTGTGCGACTCACCCATTGATGCACTGACGTTAGCACATATGGATATGAATGCACACAAGGGGCTGCCACCAGTGAAAACGATGTACTTGGTAGTGGATGACCCGGATAACTTGCCACTAGAATTTCTCAAAAATATCAGCAGAATTGGGCTGGCATTTAGTAAAGATGACCAAGGTAAAGAAACAGCCAAAACTGTATTAAAATTGTTGCCCCAAAGTAAGCAACTTCCACCTAATAATCACAGTTGGAATGAGGATTTGCTCGAAATACTGCACATAGAGCAACAGAAACGCAGACAGCAGCAGCGTGGTTTTAGTCGGTGA
- a CDS encoding DUF2839 family protein: MNRVGEAKRRKQILGDTYGTPATITQTIQIAKKKNDALLPSGFLPDFGLEVSAQIGEEPFHLTALELKDLKVLEDAKKSRLAINFIPLQFSITTISADVNPPMILRETMVSLEIYTSEQSKIDAVIEALSEGIDVKANWSKRFFTAHPVHKELVVPIHLLPYEEDRLGLQHIADYI; this comes from the coding sequence ATGAACCGAGTGGGAGAAGCAAAACGACGCAAACAGATTTTAGGTGATACCTACGGTACACCAGCAACAATAACCCAAACAATACAGATTGCTAAGAAAAAGAACGATGCGCTGTTACCATCCGGTTTTCTACCTGATTTTGGGTTAGAAGTGTCCGCACAAATAGGAGAAGAACCTTTTCACTTGACAGCCCTGGAACTAAAAGACTTAAAAGTACTTGAGGATGCTAAAAAAAGCAGGTTAGCAATAAATTTTATCCCCTTACAGTTTTCTATTACTACCATCAGTGCCGATGTCAATCCACCGATGATCTTGCGAGAAACTATGGTTTCGCTAGAGATTTACACCTCGGAACAAAGTAAAATTGATGCAGTAATAGAAGCACTGAGTGAAGGCATAGATGTAAAAGCCAATTGGTCAAAAAGGTTTTTTACGGCACATCCTGTTCACAAAGAATTGGTTGTACCAATTCATTTACTGCCTTATGAGGAAGATAGGTTAGGTTTACAACATATTGCTGACTATATCTAA